In the genome of Mercurialis annua linkage group LG8, ddMerAnnu1.2, whole genome shotgun sequence, the window AACCCTACTACTGAAACAAAGTAAAACCCTAGCTACTCTTACTCTTCTCTTCATCACTTCTAAGCTTTGATTTGCGTTAATTTCTTCTTAATTTGTAAGCAATGAGTCGTATCATGGAACTCCATCTCTGTGGTTTCCAGTTTGAGCCAAGAGATGATCAGATTGTCCACTTATATCTGCTCAACAAGCTCTGTGGAACCCCACTTCCATGCCAAGGACTCATTCAAGATTGCGATGTCTACGGCGATCAAGAACCCTGGCAGATTTGGGATAAACTTGGCGGACCAACGTACAACAACGATTTTCTTTACGTTTTCAGCCCTTTGAAGAGGAGGGCTGCCGGGGGCTCTACGTTCAAACGCAATGTGGGATCCAGCGGAGGGACTTGGCATGGAGAGGACACGGGGAAGAAGTTTAAGGTACAAGGAATTGGATGGACTCAAAAGCGGTTTTCATATCGAAACAAGAAGAATGAGTGTGAGAACGGGTGCTGGTTGATGCAGGAATATTGTCTTGATCAATCTGAAGAGACTGTGGTGTGCCGGATAAAAAAGAACCACAAGAAAAGAAAGGACGAAGATAGGGCCGATGTGTTTGGATCGAAGCGTGCGAGGAGTGATGAACAAGTTATTGGTGTACAAGCTGTTCCTGTTGCTGCTGCCGAAGAACAAAAGACTGCTGCTTCTATGGAAGATGTTGAATTTGCAAATTATGTGACTGCACAGCTTCAAGATGATGAAGTTGTTTCTGTTCCTGCTGCTGAAGAACAAAGGAGTACTACTGCTTCTGAACAAGTTCCTGTTACTGCTGCTACTGAAGAAGAAATTGAACAACTTGAATTTGCAGAATTCCTGGCTGAGCTTCAAGATGATGAAGTTGTTTCTGTTCCTGCTGCTGAAGAACAAGTGACTGCTTTTTGTATGGAAGAAATTGAACTTGCAAATGACATGGCTGCACAGCTTCAAGATGATGAAGACCTTGCAGATTATATTAGATATCAGTTCTTGCAGAACCATGAGGATAGATTTACAGTTTAAAGAGTTTAGGTTATTAATGTTGTGAATATACTTGTTAAAGATAGATTTACTCATTTCAGTGAATTCCTAAATTTTGTTGAATTTAAAAActcatattaattgttttgtgCTTTATATGGTGAATTATTCTGACATCAATATGGTTTGGTAATTCtgcttttttaatttcttatcaACTTCCAATTGCTGCCTGGCTCTTGTCTTGGATTACTGTGCCTATTTTGTTGAATTCCACCTACTGTTTCTATACCTGATTTTAGATTTGAGAACATCATGATTGTATGCTAATTGGTTTGATGCAAGTGTAGAAATTAGAGCAGAGCATGAAAAACAGAGAAGATTTTTCTTAAAGCTGGAGTTCTCTAGAGTATTCTCTCAGCTTCTATATTtcttatattcaaaatatattaacttGTTTCTTGCAAGGGAAGATTACATTTTGGctctaatattaaattcaaacttCTGACATAAGCCATCATTACACAAAATATTAGTTTCCCTCCAAAAACTATTACATTAGAAAGTAACTAAACATAAACTAAGTTTCCAGCAACAATCTCATTAGTTCCAACACTCCTCCTTGAGATTGATGTTGGACACTCCAAGTTGATTCTTCAAAAAATCAATTCTGGGCCTTGATAAGGACTTGGTTAACAGATCAGCAAGTTGTGACTCTGAAGAGCAGTGCTTAACCTTGATCTGCAAATTCTTTTCAGCATCTCTGACAGAATGAAACTTCACATTGATATGCTTGGTTCTCCCATGATGTACTGGGTTTTCTGCTATGGCAATTGCAGATTTATTATCGCAGAAAATTGTAGTTGCCTTCTTCAACTCAACACCAAGATCTGCTAACAGTTTCCTTAGCCATATAGCTTGATTTGATGCCGCTGCAATCGAAATATATTCCGCTTCAGCTGTTGATTGAGCTACAACCTCTTGCTTCTTCGAATTCCAACATATGGCACCTGTACCAAGTGTGAAAATATAGCCTGAAGTGCTCTTCATATCATCAACACTTCCTGCCCAATCACTATCGGCGTATCCTTCCAACTCAATTTCTTTAGAACTTAAATACCAAATTCCATCACTTGAAGTGCCCTTAAGAAATTTCAGCACTCTCTTAGCAACTCCTAGATGGATATTGCTAGGTGAACTCATGAACCTTGAAAGGAGACTAGCTGGATACATCAAGTCTGGTCTTGTTGTTGTTAGATAAAGCAAACTCCCAATTATACTTCTGTAAATAGTTGGATCTTCAAGCTTTTCTCCATCACTCTTCGACAGCTTCTCATTTTGAGCTAGAGGAGCTGCAACTTCCTTACAAGCTTCAAgcttaaatttctttaaaacaTCAAGTGCATACTTCCTTTGTGAGATAAATATCCCCGATGAGCATTGATAAATTTCTATGCCGAGGAAGTAATTCACCAAACCCAAATCTGACATCTCAAAAACATTCTTCATCTGCTTCTTAAAATCAGCCACAACCTTTTCGTCGTTGCCGGTAACAAGGAGGTCGTCGACATATAAAGACAATACCAGCTTTAAATCATTATCTTCATGCTTTAAGTATAAGGTAGGCTCATTTTCGCTCCTCCTAAATCCTTGTTGGATTAGGTGCGCATCTATTTTCTGATACCAGGCCCTTGGAGCCTGCTTAAGGCCATACAATGCTTTCTTGAGCCTATAAACTTTGTCCTCCATATAATGTACTTCGAAACCTTCAGGCTGACATACATAAATCTCCTCTTGAAGTTCTCCATTCAAGAATGCAGACTTTACATCTAAGTGGAACACTTTCCAACTCTTTTGGGCAGCAAATGACAATAGCAACTTGATTGTATCATGTCTTGCCACGGGAGCAAATGTGTCTCCGTAATCAATACCAGCAACTTGAGAATACCCTTTCACAACCAATCTCGCCTTGTACTTGTGTATTGAGCCATCCGGATTAAATTTGGTCCGATAAACCCACTTAACACCAATAGCATGCTTATTTTGCGGCAGATCAACAAGCTGCCAGGTTTGGTTTTTCTCAATCATCTCAATTTCATCTTTCATAGCTGCAATCCACTCTGGATTCTTGGAAGCTTCAGCAAAACTGCTTGGTTCGGCAAAGACAAAGTTGCATCTTTCATACACTTCAGCTAAAGGTCTGCTTCTTATGACTGCAGAATCGGTAGTGCTTTGCACGTCAAATAATTCATCCTCATCTTCATCTTGAGGGCTGACATCAGAAATGGACAAGGAAGTAAACTCATGTTTTTGAATTTCATGTGTCTCCCAATTCCAAAATGAGTTCTCATCAAAGTTGACATCCCTACTTAACTCAACTTTTTTGCTTTTAAGATCATATATTCTGTACCCCTTTGACTCATTTGAATAACCAATAAATATGCCCTTTGCTGCTCTTTCATCAAGCTTTGTTCTTTTAACTGAAGGAATATGAAAGTAGCAAATTGAGCCAAAAACTTTAAGATGATTAACCGAAGGCTTGAGACCTGTCCAAGCTTCATAAGGAGTTTTATCCTCAACTGCCTTTGTAGCTATTCTGTTCAGCAAATAAACTGAAGTCGCTACAGCTTCTGCCCAAAACAATCTTGGCATTTTCTTCTCAAACAACATACACCTTGCCATATTCATCACTGTTCTGTTCTTTCTTTCCGAAACCCCATTTTGTTGAGGAGAATAAGGAATTGTAAACTGATGCAATACTCCTTCTTGTTGACAAAAGGACTTGAATTCCGAGGACGTGTATTCTCCCCCGTTGTCAGTTCTTAACACCTTCAACACACAACCACTTTGAGTTTCCACAAGCttcttaaaatttttaaatattgaaaatactGATGACTTGGTTTTCATGAAGTAAACCCATGTCATTCTTGTGAAGTCATCGATGAAAAGAGCAAAATATGTGCTGCCACTAATAGAGGGTGTCTGCATTGGGCCACAAATATCCGAGTGGACCAACTCAAGCTTTTGAGTAGCTCTAATGACTCCACCCTGTGGAAAAGGTGTTCTATGGGATTTGCCAAGTTTACAACCTTCACATTCAGTCTCACATGCTGTAATTTCAGGCAGATCAGAAACTAACTCTTTTTCATGCATCTGCTTCAAAGTTCTGAAATTATAATGACCCAACCGTCTATGCCATTTCATGCTATCATCTTCTTTTGCACTAAATGCGCGTGAACTAACAGCATCGAGTTTCAAATAAAAGCCATTATCATGCATTTTCACTTTTGCAACCTCAAAACCACAAGCATCTACTATGTAGCAgcatgaatttttaaaataaacacaatagccttttttaatcatttgaggCACACTTAGCAAGTTTTGATCAAGTTGTGGAATGTAAAGAACATCTGAAATAATCTTGGTACCTTGCTTAGTGTTGATTGAAATTGAGCCTCTTCCTCTTGCCTGTACAATTGAGCCATTTCCTAGCTTCACCCTTGTCTTGATAGACTGATCAAGGCTGGTGAAAATTGTTGCATCCGGTGTCATGTGACTTGTACAACCACTGTCAATGAGCCAAGTAAAATTCTGAGATGCCTTCATTGCTTGAGAAACCACAAATAAATGCTCCCCTTGCTGCTGCTGCTCCTCCTCAATAACATTGGCCTGCTGTTGAAATTGTTGTTGAGGTTGCTGACCCTTTTTGGCTCTGCAAAACTTCTCTGTGTGACCAAATTTTTTACAGAAATTGCATTTGAAATTTGGCTTTTCTTTGTTCTTGAACCAACAGTCACCCTCAGCATGATTCTTTCTTTTGCAATGTGAGCAAGGAGGAAACTTGCCTTGATTTGTTTTACTTGAGTCATCTAGATCTTTGTTCTTGTTGCCTTtcccttttcttttcttgatgTACTGCTTCTTTCCTTTGTGAAAAACAGAAAAAGCACCTTCTGCACATTCTTCAGATCTGAGAGAGGATCTTTGTTCTTGAGCTTGTAGCTTGCTCGTAAGCTCCGCAATAGTCATCTTTTCCAGATCACAAGACTCCTCAATAGCAGAAATTTTGGCCTCAAATTTTTGTGGAACACTGATCATAATCTTCTCCACAGCCTTCTGGTCAGATAAAGTCTCACCATAAAGTCTGATTTGGTTGACTAAATCCATGATTCTTGCCGAATAATCCTTAATCTGCTCATCATCTTTCATCTTGAGGAGTTCAAACTCTCTCTTAAGAGTCAAAAGCTTGATCGCCTTGACTCGATCTGTGCcttcatatgtttctttaagCTTGTCCCAGACAGCTTTTGGTGATTCTAAATCCATGATTCCAGTGAAAACATGATCTGCTAAACCCGAGTGCATACAGGTCAAGGCTTTATCTTTCTTGAGCAACTCATCTTCATGAGCTCTAATTTGAGCAATGGTTGGATTTCCTCTAAGAGCTGGTGGATCTTCATCTGTCTCAACCACTTTCCAAAGCCCTTGTGATTTGAGATAAGTTTTCATCTTTACAGACCATAAATGATAGTGAACTCCCGTAAAGATCGGAACTCCAGGAGTTGATGAACTTGTAGAGGCCATCTTTGCCCACAACTCTCTCAATCTCTCAAACCCCAAGTGTTTCTCTCCCTCACGTGTTTTACTCTCAAAGAAAACTCTTTCTAAAAACTCACAGCCCGTAGAAAATaagctccgataccactgtagAAATTAGAGCAGAGCATGAAAAACAGAGAAGATTTTTCTTAAAGCTGGAGTTCTCTAGAGTATTCTCTCAGCTTCTATATTtcttatattcaaaatatattaacttGTTTCTTGCAAGGGAAGATTACATTTTGGctctaatattaaattcaaacttCTGACATAAGCCATCATTACACAAAATATTAGTTTCCCTCCAAAAACTATTACATTAGAAAGTAACTAAACATAAACTAAGTTTCCAGCAACAATCTCATTAGTTCCAACAGCAAGGTTTCTTGATTGTGCCTGTTAATACAATGGTATTGCAATCTCAACTCAACATTGCCTGTAATCTTCAATCTTTTATTCAGATAATACTAAACATACAAGCAAATATGCCAGTATCTTTATTTCTTAGCTCCATCTCCACACCTTCATCTAGTTGATGCTGCATGAAAATTATGGATTCACGGAATTAGGTAGCGAAGATCCTTCAATAGTACACATATAATCGGAAAATAGCGAGGAATACTTACGCTTGACAGTTGGTGGTTCTGGAGATGGGAATATTGATATCAGCACCGCACTTCTTCGGGAGGGAAGAGGCAGCGTCGTCCTTTATATTGGGGTAATGAGCAGCCGCTGTCTTAATACATTCGCATGCAGCTCACTTATCGGCTAGAGTTTGAGCAAGCGTCTTAATGTTCTTGATCCCAGCACAGCATGAAGCTGAAGGAGAAGCGTTTGTTCCTGTCAGGAACGGAATGCAAGTGGCTAGAGACGAGTTCACTTGCCCGCAGTCCACAGCTTCTCCCGGCACCACTAATTGAACAATGGCGAGCATAACCAACATTGAGATCGCTACTCCCTTCATGTTTCCGCTGCTAACTCAGGTGTTTGAAAGTGCTTAGTTAGCTGATATTTTGAGCTTGTGTTTTTGAGTGTGATTGATGAGTAAAATACAACTGATGCATGCTATTTATAGCCTCTCAAAGGATTTAAAGTTGGAATTGTGATGCATAACATTAGCAtttcagttttattattttggcTTCTTCTCTGCTTTAAAATGTCACTTGCTCACCTTGAACCGTAAAGAGAAGACAAGCTTTATGTATTTATCTAACAGTTTCGATGCGATTACAATGCCAATTTGATCATGATCAGGGTCATTCAATCCGAAGGAATCGAGGAGTTACAATGCCAATTTGAGAAAGACAATTGAGAAAGCTGACTTAAAGAATTAAAGAGTATAGGTTTTTAATGTTGTGTGTATACTTGTTAAAGATAGATTTACTTATTTGTAAGTAACTGACTTCTGGATGCAAGTGTATAAAGAACATTGCTGTTATGTTTAATGATGAAGATTACAGAGATTTGTCCAATTCAGATTAGATTGATTTCCAATTTAATTAAGTTTGGATCTAATTGAATGTTTTCTGAAGTTTAATAAACTacttaatataaaaactaaGTGGTACTAAACTTAGCATCTGCATGATAACCAATAGTCTTAAAGAAAACAgactaagaaatcctattcaGCTTCATCTATAATTGTTGCATCTAATGATGACTCAATCTCAAGGTCTATTGCTGGCAGAGAAgtactttttttttacaataactAGTCAAAGAAAATGCTATGTCAAATCCAGCACCATTAAACACAGCAAATAAAATGATGAGATGCCAAATGATGAGCTGCAAATTCCAGCTGCCTTGTTCTTCAATCAATATATCA includes:
- the LOC126661538 gene encoding NAC domain-containing protein 6-like translates to MSRIMELHLCGFQFEPRDDQIVHLYLLNKLCGTPLPCQGLIQDCDVYGDQEPWQIWDKLGGPTYNNDFLYVFSPLKRRAAGGSTFKRNVGSSGGTWHGEDTGKKFKVQGIGWTQKRFSYRNKKNECENGCWLMQEYCLDQSEETVVCRIKKNHKKRKDEDRADVFGSKRARSDEQVIGVQAVPVAAAEEQKTAASMEDVEFANYVTAQLQDDEVVSVPAAEEQRSTTASEQVPVTAATEEEIEQLEFAEFLAELQDDEVVSVPAAEEQVTAFCMEEIELANDMAAQLQDDEDLADYIRYQFLQNHEDRFTV